One stretch of Flavobacterium sp. 9 DNA includes these proteins:
- a CDS encoding FecR family protein: protein MKSRKLREEWDAIPNRGILPNESTTRMWNTIRKTTVDKYRSFYNWTAAASAVIILSFSAYQAFNRSGFVKPEITSTITFSKDVRLLNLPDGTRVWLNENSEIEYPKSFIGKERTVTLKGEAFFEVKRDPSHPFVISSGAIKTTVLGTSFNIKAYADKQPEVNVRTGKVKVESTQNTVLLERGDKAIYEAETSMLNKQKSLVLEPEWKKVLIYVDGLTLAQVLEKLKVNNHFSVMYLDEDLKNLKIQGTLDTRQGLYEMLQTIAFALEIKIQTTGNSTFLISR from the coding sequence ATGAAATCCAGAAAATTAAGAGAAGAGTGGGACGCAATACCCAACAGAGGTATTTTGCCAAATGAAAGCACAACTCGTATGTGGAATACGATACGTAAGACTACAGTTGATAAGTATAGAAGTTTTTATAACTGGACCGCTGCTGCAAGTGCTGTAATTATCCTTTCTTTTAGCGCTTATCAGGCTTTTAATAGGTCTGGTTTTGTTAAACCTGAAATTACTTCAACGATAACATTTAGTAAAGATGTGCGACTTTTAAATTTGCCTGATGGAACGAGAGTTTGGTTAAATGAAAATTCTGAAATCGAATATCCTAAGAGTTTTATTGGAAAAGAAAGAACGGTTACTTTAAAAGGGGAAGCTTTTTTTGAAGTAAAACGTGATCCGTCACATCCGTTTGTGATTAGTTCCGGAGCTATAAAAACGACTGTTCTTGGAACTTCATTTAATATTAAAGCTTATGCCGATAAACAACCTGAAGTAAACGTAAGAACAGGAAAAGTAAAAGTCGAAAGTACACAAAATACTGTATTGCTGGAAAGAGGTGATAAGGCAATTTATGAAGCGGAAACTTCGATGCTGAATAAACAAAAATCTCTTGTTCTTGAACCGGAATGGAAAAAGGTCTTAATCTATGTTGACGGATTAACATTGGCCCAAGTTCTGGAAAAGCTAAAAGTAAATAATCATTTTTCGGTAATGTATTTAGACGAAGATTTAAAGAATCTTAAAATTCAGGGAACTCTTGATACGAGACAAGGTTTGTATGAAATGCTTCAGACTATTGCTTTTGCTTTGGAAATCAAGATTCAAACTACCGGAAACAGTACTTTTCTCATTAGCAGGTAA
- a CDS encoding RNA polymerase sigma factor, producing MSSNLVVRLRNGDDSSFKEIYDLYHFKIFCFVKKYTAQLADSEDVTQNVFIHLWKYRTKLDPNVELEAILFKSSKQEISKWYKKQNRIFSVENDQLIKEVDYVAEVDDDISFKLEKIEYLLNKIPAKRRKIFNLHKFEDRSYKEIAAEMDMSPSAVANQISKTLQFLKKNSIKNHELYWFALFFVSQAEFIS from the coding sequence ATGAGTTCTAATTTGGTAGTAAGGTTACGAAATGGAGATGATTCCTCTTTTAAAGAAATCTACGATTTATATCATTTTAAAATATTTTGTTTTGTAAAAAAATATACTGCACAGCTAGCAGATTCAGAAGATGTGACACAAAATGTTTTTATCCATCTTTGGAAGTACAGAACAAAATTAGATCCGAATGTTGAGTTGGAAGCCATTTTGTTTAAAAGCTCAAAGCAGGAAATCTCAAAATGGTATAAGAAACAAAACAGAATTTTTTCTGTAGAGAATGATCAGTTGATTAAGGAAGTAGATTATGTCGCTGAAGTCGATGATGATATTAGTTTTAAACTGGAAAAAATAGAATATCTGCTGAATAAAATCCCTGCTAAAAGAAGAAAAATTTTCAATCTTCATAAGTTTGAAGACCGCAGTTACAAAGAAATTGCGGCAGAAATGGATATGTCTCCAAGCGCCGTTGCAAACCAAATTTCTAAGACATTGCAATTTCTCAAAAAGAATTCGATTAAGAATCACGAATTGTATTGGTTTGCGCTTTTTTTTGTGAGTCAGGCCGAATTTATCTCTTAA
- a CDS encoding serine hydrolase, whose protein sequence is MKTSLKLLAAVLLVSTFSFGQDITRKIDSIIKDNYQKNPDVGISVGFIQNNKEFYSSYGKLNAESKTEINKNSIFEIASITKILTANLVAQAVLENKIKLDDYIDNYLPKQYVLNENLKNKIKISDLASHQSGLPDIDFGKLIALDPQQPINNVTEKTLADIINNCTELKDYGKYRYSTIGITLLGQILEKAYNKSYDEIIREKIINPLHMNNTLTKDFDVKNRTTGHNPEGGIQEFFKWNVTAPAGLVKSNATDMVKYLKAVLNKETTVGKAALITEQTFYKVDNRELGLAVNIDSDDKNTLYMKSGDSMGQSSIICYNRAKNWGIIILLDKRNSKMRSNLLDTITEKVLQ, encoded by the coding sequence ATGAAAACTTCCCTAAAATTATTAGCAGCAGTATTATTAGTAAGCACTTTTTCTTTTGGACAAGACATTACAAGAAAAATTGATTCCATAATTAAAGACAATTATCAAAAGAATCCTGATGTAGGTATTAGTGTTGGTTTTATTCAGAATAATAAAGAATTCTATAGTTCTTACGGAAAATTGAATGCAGAAAGTAAAACAGAAATTAATAAAAATTCTATTTTCGAAATTGCTTCTATTACCAAGATTTTAACTGCAAATTTAGTTGCACAAGCCGTTTTGGAGAACAAAATAAAGCTTGATGATTATATCGACAATTATCTTCCTAAACAATATGTTTTGAATGAAAATTTAAAAAACAAAATCAAAATTTCTGATTTAGCTTCTCATCAATCTGGTTTGCCTGATATAGATTTCGGAAAATTAATTGCACTAGATCCGCAACAACCAATAAATAATGTGACCGAAAAAACATTGGCAGACATTATCAATAATTGTACAGAACTTAAAGATTATGGCAAATACCGTTATTCTACAATTGGAATTACTTTATTGGGACAAATACTAGAGAAAGCGTATAACAAGAGTTACGATGAAATTATTAGAGAAAAAATAATAAATCCGTTACATATGAATAATACGCTAACGAAAGATTTTGATGTAAAAAACAGAACAACTGGTCACAATCCTGAAGGAGGAATTCAGGAGTTTTTCAAATGGAATGTTACTGCGCCTGCGGGATTAGTAAAATCGAATGCTACGGATATGGTTAAATATCTTAAAGCGGTTTTGAATAAAGAAACTACAGTTGGTAAAGCGGCATTAATTACTGAACAAACGTTCTATAAAGTTGATAACAGAGAATTAGGATTGGCTGTAAATATTGATTCAGATGATAAAAACACGCTTTATATGAAATCTGGTGATTCAATGGGACAATCTTCTATTATCTGTTATAACAGAGCTAAAAATTGGGGAATTATAATTCTTCTTGATAAAAGAAATTCAAAAATGAGATCGAATTTGTTAGATACTATTACTGAGAAAGTTCTGCAATAA
- a CDS encoding nucleosidase, whose translation MIKINNEQSFALENVLFSFALAVEAADVFDGQNTLITGIGKVNAAYELTKAIQSKKPSLIVNLGSAGSSHFKKGDVICCTKFVQRDMDVRGLGYALYETPLSDLPVILEYGLTMPELQIGICGTGDNFEMGHDTKIYDVVDMEAYALAMIAMKENIPFLCLKYISDGADDNAADDWMIQVHKAAEAYGKILNLKK comes from the coding sequence ATGATAAAGATTAACAACGAGCAATCCTTTGCTTTAGAGAATGTACTTTTTTCGTTTGCTTTAGCAGTTGAAGCTGCCGATGTTTTTGATGGACAAAACACATTAATTACCGGAATTGGAAAAGTAAATGCTGCTTATGAACTTACCAAAGCTATACAGTCCAAAAAGCCGTCTCTTATTGTTAATCTTGGATCAGCCGGAAGTAGTCATTTCAAAAAAGGCGATGTTATTTGTTGTACCAAATTTGTACAAAGAGATATGGATGTTCGCGGATTAGGATATGCGTTATACGAAACGCCACTTTCTGATTTACCGGTAATTTTAGAATATGGTTTGACAATGCCGGAACTACAAATCGGGATTTGCGGAACCGGCGATAATTTTGAAATGGGACACGACACAAAAATATATGACGTCGTAGATATGGAAGCTTACGCACTTGCTATGATTGCGATGAAAGAGAATATTCCGTTTTTATGTCTAAAATATATTTCAGACGGCGCAGATGATAATGCTGCCGACGACTGGATGATTCAGGTTCATAAAGCCGCTGAAGCTTATGGGAAAATTTTAAATTTAAAAAAGTAA
- a CDS encoding cupin domain-containing protein, which produces MKTIPRRVVTGLHNGKSIIEEDSIVTNVSEHFPGLIISDIWSTDSAPAKFEEKIIENTAFPNTPLNGSYFRYVQIPPDKDLGIVAPENQPHPLMHQTETLDYIIILSGEIYLIVDEGETLLQAGDIVVQRGTNHAWSNRSDLPCI; this is translated from the coding sequence ATGAAAACAATTCCAAGAAGAGTTGTCACGGGTTTACACAACGGAAAATCAATAATCGAAGAAGATTCTATAGTAACCAATGTTTCAGAACATTTTCCGGGTCTGATAATTTCGGATATTTGGTCAACAGATAGTGCTCCGGCGAAATTTGAAGAGAAAATTATTGAGAATACAGCTTTTCCTAATACACCTTTAAACGGAAGTTATTTTAGATATGTACAGATTCCGCCTGATAAAGATTTAGGGATTGTAGCGCCAGAAAATCAGCCACATCCGTTAATGCATCAAACAGAAACTCTGGATTATATCATTATTCTTTCTGGGGAAATTTATTTAATTGTAGACGAAGGCGAAACTTTATTGCAAGCGGGAGATATTGTCGTACAAAGAGGAACAAATCATGCCTGGAGCAATCGCTCTGATTTGCCTTGTATATAA
- a CDS encoding NADP-dependent oxidoreductase: MKAIVLQENREFLLEEIEIPQPENNQIQVKIIASGFNPIDYQMTEDGSERKLLRSPILGREFSGIVSAIGTNVTDFKIGDAVLCGSGSMGSNGTYAEYISIPEAIAVHKPSNISFEEAAAIPSAGLTALQSFNRMNASLSDSVLITGAAGGVGNMLVKLLIANNYENFIVTAGNENSINALLGLGVKPEKIINYKKEEIYETALSLNENKNFDFVVDLVGNNTAEIGARLLKTNGVYVDVTNFSTPESRGILFTKGATILNISNYVYGLEKRYDYYKNGLNELRLFLQNGIISPPEIQVVGGLEVSTVTTAHSILRENKTQGKKLVMQIGER, encoded by the coding sequence ATGAAAGCAATTGTACTACAAGAAAACAGAGAGTTTCTTCTGGAAGAAATAGAAATTCCGCAACCTGAAAACAATCAAATTCAGGTAAAAATTATAGCTTCAGGTTTTAATCCGATTGATTATCAAATGACCGAAGACGGATCAGAAAGAAAGCTTTTGCGTTCTCCAATTCTCGGTCGTGAGTTTTCCGGAATTGTCTCAGCAATTGGCACAAACGTAACCGATTTTAAAATAGGAGATGCTGTTTTATGCGGATCAGGAAGTATGGGATCTAATGGGACTTATGCCGAATATATTTCTATTCCTGAAGCCATTGCGGTACATAAACCTTCGAACATTTCTTTCGAAGAAGCTGCGGCAATTCCGTCTGCGGGTTTAACGGCTTTGCAATCGTTTAACCGCATGAACGCTTCTCTTTCGGATTCGGTTTTAATTACAGGCGCTGCGGGCGGAGTGGGCAATATGCTCGTGAAATTACTTATTGCAAATAACTATGAGAATTTTATTGTTACGGCTGGAAATGAAAATAGTATCAATGCCTTACTTGGGCTTGGTGTTAAGCCAGAAAAAATCATCAACTATAAAAAAGAGGAGATCTACGAAACCGCACTTTCTTTAAATGAAAATAAAAACTTTGATTTTGTTGTGGATTTGGTAGGAAACAACACAGCAGAAATTGGCGCGAGACTCCTAAAAACAAACGGAGTTTATGTAGATGTAACTAATTTTTCGACACCAGAATCGCGGGGAATTCTTTTTACAAAAGGCGCTACAATCTTAAATATCTCGAACTACGTTTACGGACTTGAAAAACGTTATGATTATTACAAAAACGGATTAAATGAGTTAAGATTATTTTTGCAAAACGGAATAATCTCACCGCCAGAAATTCAAGTAGTTGGAGGTTTAGAGGTTTCTACAGTTACAACTGCACATTCAATATTACGCGAGAATAAAACACAAGGAAAGAAATTAGTAATGCAAATAGGCGAAAGATAA
- a CDS encoding helix-turn-helix domain-containing protein: MAKINDNGILREANCSEELMAMRDSLDVLGGKWKLMILRFLTNRTHQTIHFKKMQREIGGISAKMLSKELKELETNLLVSRTEQDTKPATVAYAITEYGKSVLPVTETLVNWGITHREKIIESLK, translated from the coding sequence ATGGCAAAAATTAATGATAACGGAATACTTCGTGAAGCCAATTGTTCAGAAGAACTTATGGCAATGCGCGACAGTTTGGATGTATTGGGTGGAAAATGGAAACTTATGATTCTGCGTTTCTTAACGAATCGAACGCATCAAACGATTCATTTTAAGAAAATGCAACGTGAAATTGGAGGAATCTCGGCTAAAATGCTCAGTAAGGAATTAAAAGAACTGGAGACAAATTTACTCGTAAGCCGAACGGAACAAGATACTAAACCCGCAACTGTTGCTTATGCAATTACAGAATATGGAAAATCTGTGCTTCCCGTAACCGAAACATTGGTAAATTGGGGAATTACACACAGAGAGAAAATTATCGAATCTCTAAAGTAA
- a CDS encoding aminotransferase class V-fold PLP-dependent enzyme, with translation MNAIETETKPIELECYFSKFRENTVGVDHTFKSVYGKQNLLYADWVASGRLYVPIEDIMLNKIGPMIANTHSLSSQTGKTSTYAYQYARDVIKKSVNASQSDVLVTTGTGMTAALSKLQRIMGLRANDDNDKPVVFITHMEHHSNQVSWYETNAEVVILPPDENNLVDPNILSEEIKKYADRSIKIGSFTACSNVTGIITPYHELAKIMHENGGLCFVDFAASAPYVKIDMHPKDPKQQLDAIFFSPHKFLGGPGTCGVLVFNEQLYKSDFPDNPGGGNVKWTNPLGKYCYSEVIEVREDGGTPGFLQVIRTALALELKDKMGVSNIKNREKELLDLCFSRLQKIKGLSILGDLKTDRIGCVSFVIEDIHYNLIVRLLNDRFGIQVRGGWSCASTYAHYLFNINEKKSAIITSELLEKNQTNKPGWVRLSLHPIMTNDELSFICDAIEQVALHSKKWQKDYEYNSVTNEFENPEIKETIAEEVNEWFNFE, from the coding sequence ATGAATGCTATTGAGACAGAAACGAAACCAATTGAATTGGAGTGTTATTTTTCTAAATTCAGAGAAAACACAGTAGGCGTAGATCACACTTTTAAATCGGTTTATGGAAAACAAAATTTGCTGTATGCAGATTGGGTTGCCAGCGGAAGATTATACGTTCCGATCGAGGATATTATGCTTAATAAAATTGGTCCAATGATTGCCAATACGCATTCACTTTCAAGTCAAACCGGAAAAACTTCGACTTATGCTTATCAATATGCCAGAGATGTCATAAAAAAATCTGTTAATGCCAGCCAATCTGATGTTTTGGTTACGACCGGAACCGGAATGACGGCCGCTTTATCAAAACTGCAAAGAATAATGGGCTTGCGAGCAAATGATGATAATGATAAACCTGTTGTTTTTATCACGCACATGGAGCACCATTCTAATCAGGTTTCGTGGTATGAAACCAATGCCGAAGTTGTGATTTTGCCTCCTGATGAAAACAATTTGGTCGACCCGAATATTCTTTCGGAAGAAATTAAAAAATATGCTGACAGAAGTATAAAAATTGGTTCATTTACGGCTTGTTCAAATGTAACAGGAATTATTACGCCTTATCATGAATTAGCTAAAATTATGCATGAAAACGGCGGACTTTGTTTTGTTGATTTTGCTGCTTCGGCGCCATATGTCAAAATCGATATGCATCCAAAAGATCCGAAACAGCAATTAGATGCTATTTTCTTTTCGCCTCATAAATTCTTAGGCGGACCAGGAACTTGTGGTGTTTTGGTTTTTAATGAGCAATTATACAAATCTGATTTTCCGGATAATCCCGGCGGAGGAAATGTAAAATGGACAAATCCGTTAGGAAAATATTGTTATAGCGAGGTCATAGAAGTTAGAGAAGATGGTGGGACGCCAGGCTTTCTACAAGTAATAAGAACTGCCTTAGCTTTAGAATTAAAAGATAAAATGGGAGTTTCAAATATTAAAAACAGAGAAAAAGAATTACTTGATCTTTGTTTTTCCAGACTTCAAAAAATAAAAGGTTTGTCTATTTTAGGAGACCTTAAAACGGATCGAATAGGTTGTGTTTCTTTCGTAATCGAAGACATTCATTATAATCTTATTGTACGACTTTTAAATGACCGTTTCGGAATTCAGGTTCGTGGCGGTTGGTCTTGTGCGAGTACTTATGCGCATTATCTTTTTAATATAAATGAGAAAAAATCAGCAATAATTACAAGTGAACTTTTAGAGAAAAACCAAACCAATAAACCTGGTTGGGTTCGTTTATCACTGCATCCAATTATGACAAATGATGAACTTTCGTTTATCTGCGATGCAATTGAACAAGTTGCTTTACATTCTAAAAAATGGCAGAAAGATTACGAGTATAATTCGGTTACAAATGAATTTGAAAATCCTGAAATTAAAGAAACTATAGCCGAAGAAGTAAATGAATGGTTTAACTTCGAGTAA
- a CDS encoding TlpA disulfide reductase family protein produces MKKILLGFALFLGVTQTQAQDTSLQLKGTVVDTVAQYVYLQKFHNKMFTTIDSVKVKDGNFSFKTKVKTPELYGLSVNTEDSPLYIFLEKGPITVKLNPKKYYSGSVVEGSETQNLFETYRKSKDVEISKFITENPKSIVSAYVLYRNWSYRLTPEQITQNIALLDKSLQSTTYVKELKELVTVLNGLAVGKKAPDFTSTNPEGKPVRFYENLKGGYTLVDFWASWCGPCRKENPNIVAAYKEFHDKGFNIIGISLDKKKENWIKGIQDDNLTWTHVSDLLFWNSAVAKLYGVRAIPGNYLVDSKGIIVAKNLHGEELQTTLKALLGQAN; encoded by the coding sequence ATGAAGAAAATACTATTAGGTTTCGCTTTATTTCTTGGAGTTACACAAACTCAGGCGCAAGACACCAGCTTGCAATTAAAAGGAACTGTTGTAGATACAGTTGCGCAATATGTTTATCTCCAGAAATTCCACAATAAAATGTTTACCACAATTGATTCGGTAAAAGTAAAAGACGGAAATTTTAGTTTTAAAACCAAAGTAAAAACGCCTGAATTATACGGTTTAAGCGTAAATACAGAAGACAGTCCATTATATATTTTCCTTGAAAAAGGTCCAATAACTGTAAAATTAAATCCAAAAAAATACTATAGCGGATCTGTAGTTGAAGGTTCTGAAACTCAGAATTTATTCGAAACCTACAGAAAATCGAAAGATGTAGAAATCAGTAAATTCATTACAGAAAATCCAAAATCTATCGTTTCGGCTTATGTTTTATACAGAAACTGGTCGTACAGATTAACGCCGGAGCAAATCACTCAAAATATTGCTTTGCTTGATAAAAGCCTTCAAAGTACCACTTACGTGAAAGAATTAAAAGAACTGGTTACCGTTTTGAACGGATTGGCGGTTGGAAAAAAAGCCCCTGATTTTACCAGCACTAATCCAGAAGGAAAACCAGTTCGCTTTTATGAAAATTTAAAAGGCGGTTACACTTTAGTGGATTTCTGGGCTTCATGGTGTGGACCTTGCCGAAAAGAAAACCCAAATATCGTAGCGGCTTACAAAGAATTTCATGATAAAGGATTCAACATTATCGGAATCTCTTTGGATAAAAAGAAAGAAAACTGGATCAAAGGTATTCAGGATGATAATTTGACCTGGACACACGTTTCTGATTTACTTTTCTGGAACAGCGCCGTTGCTAAATTATATGGTGTAAGAGCAATTCCGGGGAATTATTTAGTGGATTCAAAAGGAATTATCGTAGCAAAAAATCTTCACGGAGAAGAATTACAAACTACGCTTAAAGCACTTTTAGGACAAGCAAATTAA
- a CDS encoding nitronate monooxygenase family protein: MWYNTKAKELLGIDYPILQGPFGGNLSTVELTATVSNLGGLGGYGAYTLTPQEIYEADKQIKAATNKPYNINLWVSDHDIPDGGLTDEQFEKTKALFKPYYDEVGIPLPEKAAPFQSRFDNQLQVILDVKPKVFSFMFGVPSDDVLEQCRKLGIVTVGAATTLDEAIFLESKGVDMIIASGFEAGGHRPSFLASAESSVTGTFVLLQLMREKIKTPIIAAGGIADGKGIAAALTLGASAAQIGTAFLATDESNALPIHREMLFSDAAKYTTLSRAYTGRLGRGITSRIAKDIIGKELDVLPFPLQTTFISPLRKAALDQQKWYMILFWGGQISPILKHTKATALMHSLIEETTAYFEDLRL; encoded by the coding sequence ATGTGGTACAATACAAAAGCGAAGGAACTGTTAGGAATTGATTATCCGATATTGCAAGGACCTTTTGGCGGTAATTTATCAACCGTAGAATTAACAGCAACGGTTTCTAATCTTGGCGGATTAGGCGGTTACGGAGCTTATACTTTAACTCCGCAGGAAATTTATGAAGCCGACAAGCAAATAAAAGCAGCAACGAATAAACCCTATAATATTAATCTTTGGGTTTCGGATCATGATATTCCAGATGGCGGTTTAACCGATGAACAATTCGAGAAAACAAAAGCGCTTTTCAAACCTTATTATGACGAAGTTGGGATTCCGTTACCGGAAAAAGCAGCGCCGTTTCAATCGAGATTTGATAATCAATTGCAAGTTATTTTAGATGTTAAACCAAAAGTTTTCAGCTTTATGTTTGGCGTTCCTTCGGATGATGTTTTAGAACAATGCCGAAAATTAGGAATTGTAACCGTAGGAGCAGCTACAACACTTGACGAAGCTATTTTTCTCGAAAGCAAAGGTGTTGATATGATTATCGCTTCGGGTTTTGAAGCAGGAGGACACCGACCTTCTTTTTTGGCTTCAGCCGAATCATCTGTAACCGGAACTTTTGTTTTACTACAGTTAATGCGCGAAAAAATTAAAACTCCTATTATTGCCGCTGGAGGAATCGCGGACGGAAAAGGAATTGCCGCAGCTTTAACATTAGGCGCAAGCGCAGCCCAAATTGGGACAGCATTTTTAGCCACCGATGAATCGAATGCATTACCAATTCACAGAGAAATGCTGTTTTCGGATGCAGCAAAATACACAACACTTTCACGAGCTTACACAGGAAGACTAGGACGCGGCATCACAAGCCGAATCGCAAAAGATATAATAGGGAAAGAATTAGATGTCCTGCCTTTTCCGTTACAAACGACTTTTATTTCGCCATTGCGAAAAGCAGCGCTAGATCAACAAAAATGGTATATGATATTATTCTGGGGAGGACAAATTTCGCCAATTTTAAAACACACAAAGGCGACAGCATTAATGCATTCCTTAATTGAAGAAACGACAGCTTATTTTGAGGATTTGAGGTTGTAA
- a CDS encoding nuclear transport factor 2 family protein, whose amino-acid sequence MENQQVEIKAITEVVENYYFKGIYEGDEMLLGSIFHPGSLLFGDVKGQAYFKTVDLYLDGVKNRQSPKDSGKPFKGEILNIKVVNSIAIAEINVKMYNFNYRDFLSFHKIDGKWIIVNKMLTDVSE is encoded by the coding sequence ATGGAAAATCAACAAGTAGAAATAAAAGCAATTACTGAGGTAGTAGAAAACTATTATTTCAAAGGAATTTATGAAGGAGACGAAATGTTGCTGGGAAGTATTTTTCATCCCGGATCGTTACTTTTTGGTGATGTTAAAGGACAAGCTTACTTCAAAACTGTAGATCTTTATTTGGATGGCGTAAAAAACAGACAAAGTCCAAAAGATTCCGGAAAACCTTTTAAAGGTGAAATTCTGAACATAAAAGTCGTGAATTCAATAGCGATTGCAGAGATTAATGTTAAAATGTACAACTTTAATTATCGGGATTTTTTATCTTTCCATAAGATTGACGGCAAATGGATTATTGTCAATAAAATGTTGACAGACGTTAGCGAATAA
- a CDS encoding SDR family NAD(P)-dependent oxidoreductase, with protein sequence MKKQTIIVTGAASGIGKGIAKYFLDRGDNVVINSLTPSALENAFNEFGAGDNLAMFAGDVSNVETGKQLVALAIQKFGSADVLVNNAGIFDSKPFLEVDEAYLDKFLTTNLKGTFFTTQAVIPQMLEQKGGVVINIGTPLVNHGLGGWPASAPVSSKGAIHALTIQLAAEFGKQNIRINTVAPGVIRTPMHGDNADQSAGLHLLNRVGEIDDVAEMVYTVAKSNFITGSIINVDGGKAAGHNLN encoded by the coding sequence ATGAAAAAACAAACCATAATAGTGACCGGAGCAGCATCTGGAATAGGAAAAGGAATCGCCAAATACTTTTTGGACAGAGGAGATAATGTTGTCATCAATTCATTAACGCCAAGCGCATTAGAAAACGCTTTTAATGAATTTGGAGCAGGAGATAATCTTGCAATGTTTGCAGGCGATGTGAGTAATGTAGAAACCGGAAAACAATTAGTTGCTTTAGCAATTCAAAAATTTGGATCAGCAGATGTATTGGTAAATAATGCCGGAATTTTTGACAGCAAACCATTTTTGGAAGTTGACGAAGCATATTTGGATAAATTTCTAACAACAAACCTAAAAGGAACTTTCTTCACTACACAAGCCGTAATTCCGCAAATGTTAGAACAAAAAGGCGGTGTCGTAATCAATATAGGAACACCGCTAGTAAACCACGGATTGGGCGGATGGCCAGCTTCGGCTCCGGTTTCGAGTAAAGGTGCAATTCACGCATTGACGATTCAATTGGCAGCAGAATTTGGAAAACAAAATATCCGCATAAATACCGTTGCGCCAGGCGTTATCAGAACTCCAATGCATGGCGATAACGCAGATCAAAGTGCAGGTTTACATTTATTAAACCGAGTAGGAGAGATCGACGATGTTGCCGAAATGGTTTATACCGTGGCAAAAAGCAACTTTATTACCGGATCAATTATCAATGTTGACGGAGGTAAAGCAGCTGGACATAATTTGAATTAA
- a CDS encoding 4-oxalocrotonate tautomerase family protein has product MPYVKIELTREGVTREQKQELISGITNLITDVLNKDPHLTHVVIQEIELDDWGYAGEQVSVLREKGITADKK; this is encoded by the coding sequence ATGCCTTACGTAAAAATAGAATTGACCCGCGAAGGAGTAACTCGCGAGCAAAAACAGGAATTAATAAGCGGAATAACCAATTTGATTACAGACGTTTTAAACAAAGATCCGCACTTAACTCACGTTGTAATTCAGGAAATTGAATTGGACGATTGGGGTTACGCAGGAGAACAAGTATCAGTATTAAGAGAAAAAGGCATTACAGCCGATAAAAAATAA
- a CDS encoding YceI family protein → METTNFKIVSSNSNVEWTGRKVTGAHNGTIGIKEGNFILNGGKVKGGNIVINTSTIKILDITDTAANEQFAGHLASDDFFSIEKFPTASFDILSVKEVADNTYYLEGNLTIKDISHVVGFEASLENAENAITLSGKLVIDRTKYDIRFRSGNFFKDLGDTLIYNDFELDFNITAQAI, encoded by the coding sequence ATGGAAACAACAAATTTTAAAATCGTAAGCTCAAATAGCAACGTAGAATGGACTGGTAGAAAAGTTACCGGTGCACATAATGGTACAATTGGTATCAAAGAAGGTAATTTCATCTTGAATGGTGGAAAAGTAAAAGGAGGTAATATTGTTATTAATACCTCTACAATAAAAATTCTGGACATTACAGATACTGCAGCAAACGAACAATTCGCTGGACATCTTGCTTCAGATGATTTTTTCTCTATCGAAAAATTTCCAACCGCATCTTTTGATATTCTTTCTGTGAAAGAAGTAGCAGACAACACTTATTATCTTGAAGGCAATCTTACTATAAAAGATATTTCGCATGTTGTTGGTTTTGAAGCGAGTTTAGAAAATGCTGAAAATGCAATTACACTTTCTGGTAAATTGGTTATTGATCGTACCAAATATGATATTAGATTCCGTTCAGGGAATTTCTTCAAAGATTTGGGTGATACATTGATTTACAATGATTTTGAATTGGATTTCAATATTACTGCACAAGCAATCTAA